A genomic region of Papaver somniferum cultivar HN1 chromosome 7, ASM357369v1, whole genome shotgun sequence contains the following coding sequences:
- the LOC113293249 gene encoding 14 kDa proline-rich protein DC2.15-like encodes MAALASTILIVSLNLLFFTLVTSCYTCTPTPNPTKPIHPPAYMPPKINPSPKSPVPSTKLANCPRDTLKLAVCANVLNGLVNIVVGTPPNSPCCTLINGLVGLEAAVCLCTALRAQVLGVVNLDVSIALSLLLNTCGRNVPSGFLCA; translated from the coding sequence ATGGCGGCTTTAGCATCAACTATCCTCATCGTCTCTCTAAACCTACTTTTCTTTACTTTGGTGACCTCTTGTTATACTTGCACACCAACACCAAACCCCACTAAACCTATTCACCCTCCGGCGTATATGCCGCCAAAAATCAACCCATCACCAAAATCCCCAGTACCATCAACTAAGCTTGCTAATTGCCCAAGAGACACCCTAAAATTGGCTGTCTGCGCCAATGTGTTAAACGGACTTGTAAACATTGTTGTTGGAACACCACCTAACAGTCCATGTTGCACTCTCATTAATGGTTTGGTTGGTCTTGAAGCTGCGGTTTGTTTATGCACTGCCCTTAGAGCTCAGGTTCTGGGAGTAGTCAATCTTGATGTTTCCATCGCCCTCAGTTTGCTTCTTAATACTTGTGGCAGGAATGTTCCATCTGGTTTTCTATGCGCGTAA